AGGAGCATCTGCGCAAATGCCCTTGTGTCCGAATTTTTAACGGCTTTTTTATCAGCCAGATATTCGTGTATTAAATTAATTTCTTTTTTGATCAGATGAAAAACCGGATTGAACCAGAATACCGCGGTAAGTATTTCGAGTACGATTTTATCAGTAGAATGTTTCTGGTCGATATGCACCATCTCATGTTTGAGGATCTGGCGTCCCAGATCTGAATGCAGCGGGATTGAATCTTTCCAGAACAGATTCCGGAAAAATGAAAACGGTGCCTCAGCAAGATCAGTGTGGTAAAAATTGATGCCCTCAATTTCCTCATGCCTGAACCGGCTTTTAAGCTGCTGGATTTTTGTTAGACCTGTGATAAAACGGCTCAGAAAAAACACAGAAACCGCGCCAACAGCCAGAATAATAAATCTAAAATAAATGAAATCATGATTTAAAGTATCGGCTGAATTTAAAGTTCCTAAACTGCTAAACAATAGATAAATACTACTATTCACTTCAAGCGTAAAATAACTCACTTTCAGAAGTGGCAACAGGATGCTGATGAGCATCGACGCCAACAAGTAAAACCTGTTGTAATGATGAAAAGTTCTGTCTTTTAAAAAAAATTTATAGTACAGAAACATTACAGCCGAGCACAGAATTACTTTTACCGAATAGAGCATTAGCGTTTCCATCAGCTTTTATTTTTGAGTTCGTCCAGCAGTAATTCAAGGTCCTGAACGCTGATCTCATTCTTTTCAACTAAAAATGAAACCGCATTTTTATAAGATCCTTCGAAATAATCTTTCACAAGGCTTTTCATTGATTTTCCGCTGTACTTTTCTTTTGAAACCACCGGAAAATACTCGTGCTGCCGGCCGTACACTTCATAATCCACAAAGTTTTTTTCTTTAAGCACTTTGAGTATCGTAGAAACGGTATTGGTGTGCGGTTTAGGATCGGGGAAGCGTTCGAGAATGTCTTTAAGAAAACCCTTCCTGATCTCCCACAGATACTGCATCACCTGTTCTTCGGCCTTTGTTAACTGTGTAAACTGCATATCACTATTTGTTTAGTGATACAAATGTAGTTTTTAAATTTAATTGTACAACTATTTTTATAGGGATAAATGCAAATATTATGTAAAACCCTGATAATCAACCACTAAAATTTTTTCGTCATGAATTCAGCGCAGCGTATTTGCCGTAATTTTTTGCTTAAAAATCTTATCTTTGCACACTTCGAAAAAAATATAATGATAACTGCAAACCACCTTCGGGTGAACTGCTAAAAGCGAAATATATGA
This window of the Flavobacteriaceae bacterium 3519-10 genome carries:
- a CDS encoding Transcriptional regulator → MQFTQLTKAEEQVMQYLWEIRKGFLKDILERFPDPKPHTNTVSTILKVLKEKNFVDYEVYGRQHEYFPVVSKEKYSGKSMKSLVKDYFEGSYKNAVSFLVEKNEISVQDLELLLDELKNKS